A region from the Fusarium musae strain F31 chromosome 1, whole genome shotgun sequence genome encodes:
- a CDS encoding hypothetical protein (BUSCO:EOG09264JQ1): MADNPEPSADSQITFKVKTSSDSTHSITINDTATVLDLKTKLAGEDFENIPVERQRLIYSGRVMKNDDALSTYKIKHNNTIHMVKSAASNQQPNQTPAANTSTSTPAPTNMASGTANQPFANLTGARYAGFGNGLPGLDMFGPDGGMGAPMDEARIQRLMSDPNVQQSMNEALNNPDFINMLIDSNPMLRNLPNAREIITSPFMRQMMSSPEMMSQAMRMQRSMQGGEAGAFPAPGATDTTPQGAASGGNTQGQQGQANPFANPLLSGMLGRQQGGAPDMAQLMQHLEGLVGQGQTAAGQTGQTGTGNTPSQGATDSSAGAQTSGTTPSQGGTQQGSTTSPPPANPFAALFPPPGAGAQPNNPFGMNPEMMQQMMQMLGGGGLDSAPAAPAAPADNRPPEERYAEQLRQLNDMGFFDFDRNVAALRRSGGSVQGAIEQLLSGP; encoded by the exons ATGGCCGACAACCCCGAGCCGAGCGCTGATTCTCAGATCACCTTCAAGGTGAAGACTTCCTCGGACAGCACGCACAGCATCACTATCAACGATACAGCAACTGTCCTCGACCTCAAGACTAAGCTTGCTGGagaggactttgagaacatTCCCGTTGAACGACAGCGTCTAATCTACTCTGGCCGAGTAATGAAGAATGACGATGCCCTGAGCACATACAAGATTAAGCACAACAATACAATCCACATGGTCAAGAGCGCTGCCAGCAATCAGCAGCCCAACCAAACTCCCGCCGCCAATACCTCAACATCGACTCCCGCCCCGACCAACATGGCTTCAGGCACGGCCAACCAGCCTTTTGCCAACTTGACTGGTGCTCGATATGCTGGATTTGGGAATGGACTTCCTGGGCTTGATATGTTCGGGCCCGACGGTGGT ATGGGCGCTCCAATGGATGAGGCACGAATTCAACGACTCATGTCCGATCCCAACGTTCAACAATCTATGAACGAAGCCCTTAACAACCCCGATTTTATCAATATGCTAATCGATTCGAACCCTATGCTTCGAAATCTTCCCAACGCCCGAGAAATCATCACATCACCATTCATGCGACAGATGATGAGCAGCCCCGAGATGATGAGCCAGGCTATGCGTATGCAGCGAAGCATGCAAGGAGGAGAGGCTGGAGCTTTCCCAGCTCCTGGTGCTACCGATACCACACCCCAGGGCGCAGCCAGCGGAGGAAATACGCAAGGTCAACAAGGCCAGGCAAACCCTTTCGCTAACCCACTTCTCTCAGGCATGTTGGGACGCCAACAGGGAGGCGCCCCTGACATGGCTCAGCTGATGCAGCACCTCGAGGGACTTGTCGGTCAGGGACAGACAGCGGCGGGACAGACGGGACAGACTGGCACAGGCAACACACCCAGCCAAGGAGCGACGGACAGTTCGGCCGGTGCGCAGACTTCTGGAACAACGCCTAGCCAAGGTGGTACACAGCAGGGCTCAACCACTAGCCCACCTCCCGCGAACCCTTTCGCTGCGCTCTTCCCTCCTCCGGGAGCTGGCGCACAGCCCAACAACCCTTTTGGCATGAACCCCGAGATGATGCAGCAGATGATGCAAatgcttggtggtggtggattGGACTCGGCTCCTGCGGCTCCTGCGGCTCCTGCTGATAACCGACCTCCGGAAGAGCGCTACGCTGAGCAATTGCGCCAGCTTAATGATATGGgtttctttgactttgaccgCAATGTCGCGGCCCTGCGTCGAAGTGGTGGAAGTGTTCAGGGTGCCATTGAGCAATTGCTTAGCGGACCTTGA